The following coding sequences lie in one Kribbella sp. NBC_00709 genomic window:
- the ctaD gene encoding aa3-type cytochrome oxidase subunit I, whose translation MIGRLLSTTDHKVIGQLYLVTSFMFFLIAGVMALIMRAELAEPGLQIVNEETYNQLFTMHGTIMLLLFATPLFVGFANVIMPVQIGAPDVAFPRLNMFSYWLFLFGGLITLGAFLTPGGAADFGWTAYAPLSNAVRSPGIGGDLWIMGLWMAGLGTILGGVNFVTTIVTMRAPGMTMFRMPIFCWNILVTSILVLIAFPILAAALLVLEADRSLGAHVFDAANGGAILWQHLFWFFGHPEVYIIALPFFGIITEILPVFSRKPIFGYYGLVAATLGIGALSIAVWAHHMFVTGAVNLPFFSFMTFLIAVPTGVKFFNWIGTIWGGSVSFDTPMLWSVGFLVTFLFGGLTGIILASPALDYQLSDTYFVVAHFHYVVFGTVVFAMFAGFYFWWPKMTGRMLDERWGKLHFWMLFIGFHTTFLVQHWLGVEGMPRRYADYKAFEGFTTLHQVSTVGAFILGISTLPFLWNVYKSRRNPRVEVEDPWGWGRSLEWATSCPPPRHNFEKLPRIRSESPAFDLHHPDIAMSDQTEELEV comes from the coding sequence GTGATCGGCAGGCTCCTGTCGACCACCGACCACAAGGTGATCGGCCAGTTGTATCTCGTGACGTCGTTCATGTTCTTCCTGATCGCGGGCGTGATGGCGCTGATCATGCGCGCCGAGCTCGCCGAGCCGGGGTTGCAGATCGTCAACGAAGAGACCTACAACCAGCTGTTCACGATGCACGGCACGATCATGCTGCTGCTGTTCGCGACGCCGCTGTTCGTCGGGTTCGCCAACGTGATCATGCCGGTGCAGATCGGTGCTCCCGATGTCGCGTTCCCGCGGCTGAACATGTTCAGCTACTGGCTGTTCCTGTTCGGCGGCCTGATCACGCTGGGTGCGTTCCTCACGCCGGGCGGCGCGGCCGACTTCGGCTGGACGGCGTACGCGCCGTTGTCGAACGCGGTGCGCTCGCCGGGCATCGGCGGTGACCTGTGGATCATGGGTCTGTGGATGGCGGGCCTCGGCACCATCCTCGGTGGCGTCAACTTCGTCACCACGATCGTCACCATGCGGGCGCCGGGGATGACGATGTTCCGGATGCCGATCTTCTGCTGGAACATCCTGGTCACATCGATCCTGGTGCTGATCGCGTTCCCGATTCTCGCGGCGGCGCTGCTGGTGCTCGAGGCGGACAGATCGCTGGGAGCACACGTGTTCGACGCCGCCAACGGTGGCGCGATCCTGTGGCAGCACCTGTTCTGGTTCTTCGGGCATCCCGAGGTCTACATCATTGCGTTGCCGTTCTTCGGCATCATCACCGAGATCCTGCCGGTGTTCAGCCGCAAACCGATCTTCGGGTACTACGGCCTGGTCGCGGCGACGCTCGGCATCGGGGCCTTGTCGATCGCGGTGTGGGCGCACCACATGTTCGTCACCGGTGCGGTGAACCTGCCGTTCTTCTCGTTCATGACGTTCCTGATCGCCGTACCGACCGGGGTGAAGTTCTTCAACTGGATCGGGACGATCTGGGGCGGCTCGGTGTCGTTCGACACTCCGATGCTGTGGTCGGTCGGCTTCCTCGTGACGTTCCTGTTCGGTGGTCTGACCGGGATCATCCTGGCCTCGCCGGCGCTGGACTACCAGCTGTCTGACACGTACTTCGTGGTCGCGCACTTCCACTACGTCGTGTTCGGGACCGTGGTGTTCGCGATGTTCGCCGGGTTCTATTTCTGGTGGCCGAAGATGACGGGACGGATGCTGGACGAGCGGTGGGGGAAGCTGCATTTCTGGATGCTGTTCATCGGCTTCCACACCACGTTCCTGGTGCAGCACTGGTTGGGTGTCGAGGGCATGCCGCGGCGGTACGCGGACTACAAGGCATTCGAGGGCTTCACGACCTTGCACCAGGTGTCGACTGTCGGCGCGTTCATTCTCGGGATCTCGACGCTGCCGTTCCTCTGGAACGTGTACAAGTCACGGCGCAACCCACGCGTCGAGGTCGAGGACCCGTGGGGCTGGGGCCGCTCGCTGGAGTGGGCGACCAGCTGTCCGCCGCCGCGCCACAACTTCGAGAAGCTGCCCCGGATCCGGTCCGAGTCTCCGGCATTCGACCTGCATCACCCAGACATAGCGATGAGTGACCAGACCGAAGAACTCGAAGTCTAG
- a CDS encoding helix-turn-helix domain-containing protein, with protein sequence MAGRSVVGPTALRMMLGSHLRELRERAGVTRTDAGWAIRSSESKISRLELGRVGFKERDVADLLTLYGVHDARERDRLLELAREANDPGWWHRYGDVTPDWFDAYLGLEATAELIRTYEIQFIPGLLQTAEYARAVAQLTSSGAPTDVEIERIVALRTRRQRVLDRDPPLKLWAVIEEAVLHRPIGGPDVLRNQIDALREAITRPNVTLQIIPLTSTGHAATGGAFSLLRFPQRDLPDVVYLEHLTSALYLDKRDDVEAYTQALDLLASTSPSPQQTEHELTRLLAGLP encoded by the coding sequence ATGGCGGGGCGAAGCGTGGTGGGGCCGACGGCGTTGCGGATGATGCTGGGCAGTCATCTGCGGGAGCTGCGTGAGCGCGCCGGAGTCACCCGGACCGACGCCGGCTGGGCGATCCGGTCCTCCGAGTCGAAGATCAGCCGGCTCGAGCTCGGTCGCGTCGGGTTCAAGGAGCGCGACGTCGCCGACCTCCTCACGCTGTACGGCGTGCACGACGCCCGCGAGCGTGATCGGCTGCTGGAGCTCGCCCGGGAGGCCAACGACCCAGGCTGGTGGCATCGGTACGGCGACGTCACGCCCGACTGGTTCGACGCGTATCTCGGGCTCGAGGCGACCGCCGAGCTGATCCGGACCTACGAGATCCAATTCATCCCGGGACTGCTGCAAACCGCGGAGTATGCACGCGCCGTGGCCCAGCTGACCTCGTCCGGAGCGCCGACCGACGTGGAGATCGAGAGGATCGTCGCGCTGCGGACCCGCCGGCAGCGGGTGCTGGATCGCGACCCGCCGCTCAAGCTCTGGGCAGTGATCGAGGAAGCAGTTCTGCATCGCCCGATCGGCGGGCCCGACGTGCTGCGCAACCAGATCGACGCCCTCCGCGAAGCCATCACCCGGCCGAATGTGACACTCCAGATCATCCCGCTCACGAGCACGGGCCACGCCGCGACCGGTGGCGCGTTCTCCTTGCTCCGGTTCCCACAACGCGACCTGCCCGACGTCGTCTACCTGGAGCACCTGACCAGCGCGCTGTACCTCGACAAGCGCGACGACGTCGAGGCGTACACCCAGGCCCTGGACCTCCTCGCGTCCACCAGCCCTTCGCCCCAACAGACCGAACACGAGCTGACCCGCCTACTGGCCGGCCTTCCCTAG
- a CDS encoding O-methyltransferase: MGELPALVVRAQMAAAEVGMPLTRDGTGPSCCLPGVGRFLAVLAAGCVGGMIGEMGTGVGVGAAWMASAMPADCRLVTVEMDPVRVTAARRVLADESRVEVVQGDSFDELARRAPFDLLFVDGGPSDQVVDLVRIGGRLVFDDVTPVAALPADSPFRTNDPKRDFFLADPRLVATEVVLPDLRNSLMVGTRVQ; encoded by the coding sequence ATGGGTGAGTTGCCGGCGTTGGTGGTTCGGGCGCAGATGGCTGCTGCTGAGGTGGGGATGCCGTTGACGCGGGACGGGACCGGGCCGTCATGTTGTCTTCCGGGGGTGGGGCGGTTTCTGGCTGTGCTGGCTGCGGGATGTGTGGGCGGGATGATCGGGGAGATGGGGACGGGGGTTGGCGTCGGGGCCGCGTGGATGGCGTCGGCGATGCCTGCGGACTGTCGGCTCGTGACCGTCGAGATGGATCCGGTTCGGGTGACGGCGGCGCGGCGGGTGCTGGCGGACGAGTCCCGGGTGGAGGTCGTGCAGGGCGACTCGTTCGACGAGTTGGCGCGGCGGGCGCCGTTCGATCTGCTGTTTGTCGACGGTGGGCCGTCGGATCAGGTGGTGGACCTGGTGCGGATCGGTGGGCGGCTGGTGTTCGACGACGTGACTCCGGTGGCGGCTCTTCCGGCGGATTCGCCGTTCCGCACGAACGATCCCAAGCGGGACTTCTTCCTCGCGGACCCCCGCCTGGTAGCGACCGAAGTGGTACTTCCGGACCTGCGGAACTCACTGATGGTGGGCACCCGCGTGCAGTGA
- a CDS encoding class I SAM-dependent methyltransferase — MSEDPDVVSRRIARESLDRDDPTGWFEHLYAAAAEGSAVVPWDRGTAHQLLIDWIDESAPDGAGKTALVVGAGTGWDAELIVDRGFDTTAFDISPTAIETAHRNHPDSKAHYIVADLLAPPTDWHRAFDLVVEIYTVQALPIHLQPAAVKQVTELVAPGGTLLVIAAARPDDQPDEETQGPPWPLTRATIQSFTAPDLHLIQLDQAPSPTDATILRWRAEYLRD, encoded by the coding sequence ATGAGTGAGGACCCAGACGTCGTGTCCAGGCGGATCGCCCGCGAGTCACTCGACCGCGACGACCCCACCGGCTGGTTCGAGCACCTGTACGCCGCAGCCGCCGAAGGGTCCGCCGTCGTCCCCTGGGACCGCGGCACGGCGCACCAGCTGCTGATCGACTGGATCGACGAATCGGCGCCCGACGGTGCCGGCAAGACCGCGCTCGTCGTCGGCGCCGGCACCGGCTGGGACGCCGAACTGATCGTCGACCGCGGGTTCGACACCACCGCGTTCGACATCTCCCCCACCGCGATCGAGACGGCCCACCGAAACCACCCGGATTCCAAGGCGCATTACATCGTCGCCGACCTCCTCGCTCCGCCCACCGACTGGCATCGCGCCTTCGACCTGGTCGTCGAGATCTACACCGTGCAGGCCCTGCCGATCCACCTACAACCCGCCGCCGTCAAACAGGTCACCGAACTGGTCGCCCCCGGCGGCACCCTCCTCGTCATAGCCGCCGCCCGCCCGGACGACCAACCCGACGAAGAGACCCAAGGCCCGCCGTGGCCCCTGACCCGCGCCACCATCCAGTCCTTCACCGCCCCCGACCTCCACCTGATCCAACTCGACCAGGCCCCCAGCCCCACCGACGCAACCATCCTCCGCTGGCGAGCCGAATACCTCCGCGACTAA
- a CDS encoding ATP-dependent DNA ligase produces MLLTEVVETSAALAGTRSRLKKAEFIAGLLSKATEPAEIEIVVTYLSGELRQRRTGVGWRTLADAPEPAAEPSLTIEEVDQAFAELAEMSGAGVQARRRVAVDGLFGRATADEQWFLRQLVGGELRQGALDGVMADAVARATGIPLDKIRAAAMLRGAAAPVAVAVLTEGEAGLAQFGLEVGRGVQPMLAQSATTVAEALTKTGAPAALEWKLDGIRIQVHRDGDEVVVYTRTLDDITSRVPEVVSAVRALDAQQVVLDGELIALRPDGRPEAFQVTGSRTATRAATGPESVPLTPYFFDILHQDGQDLLGLDGAARQEWLAKLLPEERRVPRLVTDDAEAGQAFFADAVRRGHEGVMVKSLTVPYEAGRRGSGWVKVKQTHTLDLLVLAAEWGHGRRTGWLSNLHLGARDDETGEFVMLGKTFKGLTDELLRWQTERFQELAVRQDDWAVYLRPEVVVEIAFDGVQTSPRYPAGMALRFARVVRYREDKRPADVDTVQTVRAIHLGPDLEA; encoded by the coding sequence ATGTTGCTCACCGAGGTGGTCGAGACGTCGGCCGCGCTGGCCGGGACCCGGTCGCGGCTGAAGAAGGCGGAGTTCATCGCCGGATTGTTGTCCAAGGCCACCGAACCGGCCGAGATCGAGATCGTGGTCACGTACCTGTCCGGTGAGCTGCGGCAACGCCGGACCGGCGTGGGCTGGCGGACGTTGGCGGACGCGCCGGAGCCGGCCGCGGAGCCGTCGCTGACGATCGAGGAGGTCGATCAGGCCTTCGCGGAGCTCGCCGAGATGTCAGGCGCCGGTGTGCAGGCCCGGCGCCGTGTCGCTGTCGACGGGTTGTTCGGTCGGGCGACGGCGGACGAGCAGTGGTTCCTGCGCCAGCTCGTCGGCGGTGAGCTGCGGCAGGGTGCGCTCGACGGGGTGATGGCGGACGCGGTCGCGCGGGCGACGGGGATTCCGCTGGACAAGATCCGGGCCGCCGCGATGCTGCGCGGGGCGGCCGCTCCAGTCGCTGTCGCCGTACTGACCGAAGGTGAGGCGGGACTGGCGCAGTTCGGGCTCGAGGTCGGGCGTGGCGTGCAGCCGATGCTGGCGCAGTCGGCGACCACGGTCGCGGAGGCGCTGACGAAGACGGGTGCGCCGGCGGCGCTCGAGTGGAAGCTGGACGGCATCCGCATCCAGGTGCATCGCGACGGCGACGAGGTCGTGGTCTACACGCGGACGCTCGACGACATCACGTCGCGGGTGCCGGAGGTGGTGAGCGCCGTGCGTGCGCTTGATGCCCAGCAGGTCGTGCTCGACGGTGAGCTGATCGCCTTGCGGCCTGATGGACGGCCGGAGGCCTTTCAGGTGACCGGGTCGCGGACGGCAACGCGCGCGGCGACCGGGCCGGAGTCGGTGCCGCTCACGCCGTACTTCTTCGACATCCTGCATCAGGACGGTCAGGACCTGCTGGGGCTCGACGGTGCCGCGCGGCAGGAGTGGCTGGCGAAGCTGCTGCCGGAAGAGCGGCGTGTGCCGCGGCTTGTGACCGACGACGCGGAGGCCGGGCAGGCGTTCTTCGCAGACGCGGTGCGCCGCGGACACGAGGGCGTCATGGTGAAGTCGCTGACCGTGCCGTACGAGGCCGGCCGGCGTGGGTCGGGGTGGGTGAAGGTCAAGCAGACGCACACGCTCGATCTGCTGGTGCTCGCAGCCGAGTGGGGGCACGGGCGACGGACCGGCTGGCTGTCGAACCTGCACCTCGGCGCGCGCGACGACGAGACCGGCGAGTTCGTCATGCTCGGGAAGACGTTCAAGGGGCTGACCGACGAGCTGCTCCGGTGGCAGACGGAGCGGTTCCAGGAGCTCGCCGTACGCCAGGACGACTGGGCTGTCTACCTGCGGCCGGAGGTGGTGGTCGAGATCGCGTTCGACGGCGTGCAGACGTCACCGCGATACCCGGCCGGGATGGCGTTGCGGTTCGCGCGGGTGGTTCGTTATCGCGAGGACAAGCGGCCCGCCGACGTTGATACGGTGCAGACCGTGCGTGCGATCCACCTCGGTCCGGACCTGGAGGCTTGA
- a CDS encoding Dyp-type peroxidase, whose protein sequence is MATDPTPDTSRATDALPQSVLMPLSGSAIFLVVRVDPGGEDRTRDLLERMSGLVRSVGFRVPGGNLSCVTSIGSDVWDRLFSGPRPAELHPFVELKGATHHAPSTPGDLLFHIRAAHQDQCFELAGQIMNVLDGAATVVDEVHGFKYFEMRDLLGFVDGTENPTGADAQAAVLVGDEDPDFQGGSYVIVQKYLHNLKAWNALTVEQQEQAVGRTKLDDIEFPDAKKPANAHIVLNVVEDEDGNQLQILRDNMPFGTIGAQEFGTYFIGYAKTPAVTELMLRRMFIGVPEGNHDRLLDFSTAATGCLFFTPTSDFLDDLPPAP, encoded by the coding sequence GTGGCTACTGATCCCACGCCGGACACATCGAGGGCAACGGATGCTCTGCCGCAGTCCGTGCTGATGCCGTTGAGCGGCTCGGCCATCTTCCTGGTCGTGCGGGTCGACCCCGGCGGTGAGGACCGGACCCGGGATCTCCTGGAGCGGATGAGCGGTCTGGTTCGCTCGGTCGGCTTCCGCGTGCCCGGCGGCAACCTCTCCTGTGTCACCAGCATCGGATCCGACGTCTGGGACCGCCTGTTCAGCGGTCCACGGCCCGCCGAACTGCACCCGTTCGTGGAACTGAAGGGTGCGACGCACCACGCTCCGTCCACGCCTGGCGACCTGCTCTTCCACATCCGGGCTGCACACCAGGACCAGTGCTTCGAGCTGGCCGGCCAGATCATGAACGTGCTCGACGGCGCCGCCACGGTGGTCGACGAGGTGCACGGGTTCAAGTACTTCGAGATGCGCGACCTGCTCGGGTTCGTCGACGGTACCGAGAACCCGACCGGCGCCGACGCCCAGGCCGCCGTACTCGTCGGCGACGAGGACCCGGACTTCCAGGGCGGCAGTTACGTGATCGTGCAGAAGTACCTGCACAACCTGAAGGCGTGGAACGCGCTGACCGTGGAGCAGCAGGAGCAGGCCGTCGGCCGGACCAAGCTCGACGACATCGAGTTCCCCGACGCCAAGAAGCCGGCCAACGCGCACATCGTGCTGAACGTCGTTGAGGACGAGGACGGCAACCAGCTGCAGATCCTGCGCGACAACATGCCGTTCGGCACGATCGGCGCGCAGGAGTTCGGCACCTACTTCATCGGGTACGCCAAGACACCGGCCGTGACCGAGCTGATGCTCCGCCGGATGTTCATCGGCGTACCCGAGGGCAACCACGACCGGCTGCTCGACTTCTCCACCGCGGCCACGGGTTGCCTGTTCTTCACCCCGACCTCGGACTTCCTCGACGACCTGCCGCCGGCGCCCTGA
- a CDS encoding CPBP family intramembrane glutamic endopeptidase yields the protein MDPQQPGPPSQPGPYSQPGQYPPPPPHPGPYPDQWGAPPPYPAQYAYREPRVVPAPPGTPFHRLARTPKHAWWRPVVGTLLLGAFVLFLTTGVVVAWTIAHRVIAGPFPTPSGTDIFPSDTENLAVTLVMLGILTPCVGLAAWIVQRRPFWSVASVLNRIRWRWLLLCCVPALGYLVLSYGMSLLVDAIFPPGDATGTDDGSWVGFGAFLVPALVILFLVPFQSAAEEFMFRGWLIQAVGAYGPDNPDGKNRWLRTVFRSPWPGIVIGGAAFVSAHGYTGWAMADVFLFAITVGWLTVRTGGLEAGIALHALNNLLAFMLPAATGQLSGWDQQGGAPWTLLVSDIPCLAFYAFAITWLARRQQVARVS from the coding sequence ATGGACCCGCAACAGCCTGGGCCGCCCTCGCAACCGGGCCCATACTCCCAGCCGGGGCAGTACCCGCCGCCGCCACCCCACCCCGGCCCGTACCCGGACCAGTGGGGCGCCCCGCCGCCGTACCCGGCCCAGTACGCCTACCGTGAGCCCCGCGTCGTCCCCGCCCCACCCGGTACGCCGTTCCACCGGCTCGCACGTACTCCGAAGCACGCGTGGTGGCGCCCGGTCGTCGGGACGCTCCTGCTCGGCGCCTTCGTCCTGTTCCTGACGACCGGCGTGGTGGTTGCATGGACGATCGCGCACCGCGTCATCGCCGGCCCGTTCCCGACCCCGAGCGGCACGGACATCTTCCCGAGCGACACCGAGAACCTCGCGGTCACGCTGGTCATGCTCGGCATCCTCACCCCGTGTGTCGGCCTGGCCGCGTGGATCGTGCAGCGCCGCCCGTTCTGGAGCGTGGCCTCGGTCCTGAACCGGATCCGCTGGCGCTGGCTGCTGCTGTGCTGTGTGCCGGCTCTCGGGTACCTCGTGCTGTCGTACGGGATGAGTTTGCTCGTCGACGCGATCTTCCCGCCCGGCGACGCGACCGGGACCGACGACGGATCCTGGGTCGGCTTCGGCGCGTTCCTCGTACCGGCGCTGGTGATTCTGTTCCTGGTGCCGTTCCAGTCGGCTGCCGAGGAGTTCATGTTCCGCGGGTGGCTGATCCAGGCAGTCGGCGCCTACGGTCCGGACAACCCGGACGGCAAGAACCGCTGGCTGCGGACGGTGTTCCGGTCGCCGTGGCCGGGCATCGTGATCGGCGGCGCGGCGTTCGTGTCGGCGCACGGCTACACCGGGTGGGCGATGGCCGACGTGTTCCTGTTCGCGATCACGGTCGGTTGGCTGACCGTCCGAACCGGGGGACTGGAGGCCGGGATCGCGCTGCACGCGCTGAACAACCTGCTCGCCTTCATGTTGCCTGCGGCAACCGGTCAGCTCTCCGGGTGGGACCAGCAGGGCGGCGCCCCGTGGACGCTGCTGGTCTCGGACATCCCGTGCCTGGCGTTCTACGCGTTCGCGATCACCTGGCTGGCCCGCCGGCAGCAAGTCGCGCGCGTGAGCTGA
- a CDS encoding HAD family hydrolase — protein sequence MTNVKIEAVLFDWGGTLATWHTIDLQETWRAVAAVLDEAQADELAARLVAAEGSIWRRSRDEHLSSTLEEVCTLAEVVLSPAAQAEYDRQWDPHTELEPDALDTLRELRARGLKVGVLSNTIWPRRRHEEIFERDGVHELLDGAVYTSEIPYTKPHPETFLAAMRAVGVSEPSRCLFVGDRLFDDVWGAQNVGMRAAHLPHSAIPTDQIGHTEGTPDATIQRLSELPALIDSWS from the coding sequence GTGACGAACGTGAAGATCGAGGCCGTCCTGTTCGACTGGGGCGGCACACTGGCAACCTGGCACACCATCGACCTGCAGGAGACGTGGCGAGCGGTCGCCGCGGTGCTCGACGAGGCGCAGGCCGACGAGCTGGCGGCCCGGCTCGTGGCGGCTGAGGGGTCGATCTGGCGGCGCTCCCGGGACGAGCACCTGAGCAGCACGCTCGAGGAGGTGTGCACCCTGGCCGAGGTGGTGCTGAGCCCGGCGGCCCAGGCGGAGTACGACCGGCAGTGGGACCCGCACACCGAGCTGGAGCCGGACGCTCTCGACACACTGCGGGAGCTACGTGCGCGCGGCCTGAAGGTCGGCGTGCTGTCGAACACGATCTGGCCCCGCCGGCGGCACGAGGAGATCTTCGAGCGCGACGGCGTCCACGAGCTGCTCGACGGCGCCGTGTACACCAGCGAGATCCCGTACACGAAGCCGCACCCGGAGACGTTCCTGGCCGCCATGCGCGCGGTCGGGGTGTCGGAGCCGTCGCGCTGCCTGTTCGTCGGCGACCGCCTGTTCGACGACGTGTGGGGCGCGCAGAACGTCGGGATGCGAGCCGCCCACCTGCCGCACAGCGCGATCCCGACCGACCAGATCGGCCACACGGAAGGTACGCCGGACGCGACGATCCAGCGCCTTTCGGAGCTCCCCGCCCTGATCGACAGCTGGAGCTGA
- a CDS encoding sigma-70 family RNA polymerase sigma factor: protein MARMARVRSTDDGIDGKDSVGLYLEEIARTPLLTAEEEVELAETVEAGLLAEQLLAEGRVGRKKGGAPKYATEDELEWLAEAGRRAQQRFVTANLRLVVSIARRYGRSQMPLLDLVQEGNTGLIRAVEKFDYRKGFKFSTYATWWVRQAITRGIAQQARVVRLPVHVVEQLNQIGSARRTLERKLGREPEIDEIALELGLDPERVTELIRIGRDHISLNSPVDDEGETSLGDLIAAETAPGPDQLVADASDRSGLFSLVDQLDPRSADVIRRRYGLHDGRQAKLADIGAVHGISAERVRQIEREALGRLRLLADPTLAA, encoded by the coding sequence GTGGCTCGCATGGCTCGTGTCCGGTCCACGGACGACGGTATCGACGGCAAGGACAGCGTCGGTCTCTACCTCGAAGAGATCGCGCGGACACCTTTGCTGACGGCTGAGGAAGAAGTCGAGCTCGCTGAGACGGTCGAGGCAGGACTCCTTGCGGAGCAACTGCTGGCCGAGGGGCGGGTTGGACGTAAGAAGGGCGGAGCGCCCAAATATGCCACGGAGGACGAGCTGGAGTGGCTGGCCGAAGCGGGCCGGCGCGCGCAGCAGCGGTTCGTGACCGCGAACCTCCGGCTCGTGGTGTCGATCGCCCGCCGGTACGGGCGGTCTCAGATGCCGCTGCTGGACCTGGTCCAGGAGGGCAACACGGGGCTGATCCGGGCGGTGGAGAAGTTCGACTACCGGAAGGGTTTCAAGTTCTCGACGTACGCGACCTGGTGGGTGCGGCAGGCGATCACCCGCGGTATCGCGCAGCAGGCCCGTGTGGTCCGGCTGCCGGTGCACGTGGTGGAGCAGCTGAACCAGATCGGGTCGGCACGGCGCACGCTGGAGCGCAAGCTCGGGCGGGAGCCGGAGATCGACGAGATCGCGCTGGAGCTGGGACTGGACCCGGAGCGGGTCACTGAACTGATCCGCATCGGCCGGGACCACATCAGCCTGAACAGCCCGGTCGACGACGAGGGCGAGACCTCGCTGGGTGACCTGATCGCGGCCGAGACCGCGCCGGGTCCGGACCAGCTGGTCGCGGACGCGTCCGACCGCTCGGGCCTGTTCAGTCTGGTCGACCAGCTCGACCCGCGGTCCGCGGACGTGATCCGGCGCCGTTACGGTCTGCACGACGGCCGCCAGGCCAAGCTGGCCGACATCGGCGCAGTGCACGGCATCTCGGCAGAGCGAGTCCGCCAGATCGAGCGCGAGGCACTAGGCCGCCTCCGCCTGCTGGCAGACCCGACGCTGGCTGCGTAA